The Amblyomma americanum isolate KBUSLIRL-KWMA chromosome 6, ASM5285725v1, whole genome shotgun sequence genome has a window encoding:
- the Vha14-1 gene encoding V-type proton ATPase subunit Vha14-1: MGARGKLIAIIGDEDTCVGFLLGGIGEINKQRQPNFKVVDKNTSVSEIEECFKNFVKRGDVDIILINQNIAEMIRHAIDSHTQSIPAVLEIPSKDQPYDPSKDSILRRAKGMFTTEDYK; the protein is encoded by the exons ATGGGCGCTAGAGGAAAGCTCATTGCCATTATAGGAGATGAG GATACCTGTGTTGGGTTCCTTCTTGGGGGCATCGGAGAAATCAACAAGCAGAGACAGCCGAACTTCAAAGTTGTTGACAAAA ATACAAGTGTATCGGAAATAGAAGAATGTTTCAAGAACTTTGTCAAGCGTGGAGACGTGGATATCATTCTCATCAACCAGAAt ataGCTGAAATGATCAGACATGCGATTGACAGCCACACTCAGTCGATACCCGCAGTGCTGGAAATACCATCCAAAGACCAACCTTATGACCCAAGCAAGGACTCCATCCTCAGGAGAGCAAAG GGGATGTTTACCACCGAAGATTACAAGTAG
- the mdlc gene encoding RING finger protein mdlc isoform X1, translating to MASFASTETSEKSEKPVCTFIKRPNFRKGNQRKRRGSSEDGSSEDETKVVKKEKKTDNLNPMIQGTSTKKTNTYTAHSDSDDETGTVGVSYKSRRTTEMEGPKDMGATAVLEIDTEKSKDAQTIFERAQQINKELKGKPDDKVYRGMNNYTQYITKKDTAQGNASSGMVRKGPIRAPEHIRSTVRWDYQPDICKDYKETGFCGFGDSCKFMHDRSDYKHGWQLELEMERNQYREEDTSRYEISSDEEDLPFKCLLCRKSFVDPVVTKCKHYFCEKCALKHYKKTTRCYVCSQQTNGVFNPAKEIIQRLKKAKEEGEEEESGEEEEQQRDAAPPADEDKDSDD from the exons ATGGCGTCGTTCGCGAGCACCGAAACTTCCGAGAAATCAGAAAAACCAGTGTGCACATTCATTAAGAGGCCGAACTTCAGGAAAGGAAATCAGAGAAAGAGAAGAGGAAGCAGTGAAGACG GCAGCAGTGAAGATGAAACAAAAGTTGttaagaaggagaagaagacagACAATCTTAACCCAATGATACAGGGG ACATCGACGAAAAAAACGAATACTTACACGGCTCACAGCGACAGTGATGATGAGACCGGCACTGTCGGAGTTTCCTACAAGTCTAGAAGAACCACA GAAATGGAAGGACCCAAGGACATGGGTGCAACTGCTGTCCTTGAAATTGACACAGAGAAAAGCAAGGATGCTCAAACCATATTTGAACGGGCACAACAAATAAACAAG GAACTCAAGGGGAAACCAGATGACAAAGTTTATCGGGGAATGAACAATTATACACAATACATAACTAAGAAGGACACAGCACAAGGGAATGCATCGAGTGGCATGGTTAG GAAAGGCCCCATAAGAGCTCCTGAACATATCCGTTCCACTGTCCGATGGGATTACCAGCCCGACATTTGCAAGGACTACAAGGAAACAGGGTTCTGTGGTTTTGGAG ACAGCTGCAAGTTTATGCACGACCGATCTGACTACAAGCATGGCTGGCAGCTGGAACTGGAGATGGAACGAAACCAGTACCGAGAGGAGGACACTAGCCGCTATGAAATCAGCTCTGATGAGGAGGACCTACCTTTCAAGTGCCTTCTTTGCAGGAAGTCCTTTGTGGACCCCGTTGTCACCAA GTGCAAGCACTACTTTTGTGAAAAGTGTGCCTTGAAGCACTACAAGAAGACAACAAGATGCTACGTCTGCAGTCAGCAAACGAATGGTGTTTTCAACCCAGCTAAAG AAATAATACAGAGACTaaagaaagctaaagaagaaggtGAGGAAGAGGAAAGTGGCGAGGAAGAAGAGCAGCAAAGGGATGCCGCACCTCCGGCAGATGAAGACAAAGACAGTGACGACTGA
- the mdlc gene encoding RING finger protein mdlc isoform X2 — protein sequence MISLPPLKKLIESPALAIIGHYSSSEDETKVVKKEKKTDNLNPMIQGTSTKKTNTYTAHSDSDDETGTVGVSYKSRRTTEMEGPKDMGATAVLEIDTEKSKDAQTIFERAQQINKELKGKPDDKVYRGMNNYTQYITKKDTAQGNASSGMVRKGPIRAPEHIRSTVRWDYQPDICKDYKETGFCGFGDSCKFMHDRSDYKHGWQLELEMERNQYREEDTSRYEISSDEEDLPFKCLLCRKSFVDPVVTKCKHYFCEKCALKHYKKTTRCYVCSQQTNGVFNPAKEIIQRLKKAKEEGEEEESGEEEEQQRDAAPPADEDKDSDD from the exons ATGATCTCGTTGCCTCCTTTGAAGAAATTAATTGAATCGCCTGCCCTGGCAATTATAGGGCACTACA GCAGCAGTGAAGATGAAACAAAAGTTGttaagaaggagaagaagacagACAATCTTAACCCAATGATACAGGGG ACATCGACGAAAAAAACGAATACTTACACGGCTCACAGCGACAGTGATGATGAGACCGGCACTGTCGGAGTTTCCTACAAGTCTAGAAGAACCACA GAAATGGAAGGACCCAAGGACATGGGTGCAACTGCTGTCCTTGAAATTGACACAGAGAAAAGCAAGGATGCTCAAACCATATTTGAACGGGCACAACAAATAAACAAG GAACTCAAGGGGAAACCAGATGACAAAGTTTATCGGGGAATGAACAATTATACACAATACATAACTAAGAAGGACACAGCACAAGGGAATGCATCGAGTGGCATGGTTAG GAAAGGCCCCATAAGAGCTCCTGAACATATCCGTTCCACTGTCCGATGGGATTACCAGCCCGACATTTGCAAGGACTACAAGGAAACAGGGTTCTGTGGTTTTGGAG ACAGCTGCAAGTTTATGCACGACCGATCTGACTACAAGCATGGCTGGCAGCTGGAACTGGAGATGGAACGAAACCAGTACCGAGAGGAGGACACTAGCCGCTATGAAATCAGCTCTGATGAGGAGGACCTACCTTTCAAGTGCCTTCTTTGCAGGAAGTCCTTTGTGGACCCCGTTGTCACCAA GTGCAAGCACTACTTTTGTGAAAAGTGTGCCTTGAAGCACTACAAGAAGACAACAAGATGCTACGTCTGCAGTCAGCAAACGAATGGTGTTTTCAACCCAGCTAAAG AAATAATACAGAGACTaaagaaagctaaagaagaaggtGAGGAAGAGGAAAGTGGCGAGGAAGAAGAGCAGCAAAGGGATGCCGCACCTCCGGCAGATGAAGACAAAGACAGTGACGACTGA